The sequence below is a genomic window from Microbulbifer hydrolyticus.
GTCACCGCCTGCCGTCGCTGCAATCAGCACAAGGGCAACCGGCTGCTGGAGAATATCGAACTGGAATTGCTCGCACTGCCGTTTGCCCCCAACGCTGCGGAATATCTGGCGCTCACTAACAGCGCCCGGATTCGCGGGGATCAGATGGAGTTTCTGCGCGGGCAGTTTTCTCGCAAGCGGCAGGAAGGGTGGCTGGGGGATGGGTTACCGCAGGCCTGTTGAGCAGAGAGTTCTGCGTTGCTTGATGCGAGGGTGGCGCTTTCGTATTTAACTAGCGAACAGCGCTACGAATCAGGGCGCTGAGATAGGCACAAAAATCGTGTCCTTGATTCTGCAACATTTTCGGGAACATGGAGATGGAGGTCATGCCGGGGAAGGTGTTGACCTCATTGAGGTAAATCTCCCCTTCATCGGTCAGGAAAAAATCAATTCGCGACAGGTCTTTCAGTTGCAGGCCCACAAACGCCCGTTTTGACGCTTCCGCAATCCACCCCAGCTGCGCCTCTGACAAACCCTGCGCCACCACATGGGTCTGTGCACGGCTGCCTTCCGCGTACTTTTCCTCGTAGCTGTAGAATGTATCTTCCGGAGCGCAGACCTCTCCCGGCGGAGTAACCACCAACTCCCCCTCATAGGTGTACGCCGCCACTTCCAGCTCGCGCACCTTCAGGCACTTCTCCACCAGCACATACGATGAAAGTGTAAAGGCCTCCTGTAGTGCCTTTTCCAGCTCCTCCTCATCGCTCACCCTGTAGCAACCGACAGACGACCCCTGGTTGGAAGCCTTTACAAACAGTGTCCCCCACTTCGCCAGCGCATCCCGCGCCTTCGCAGATTCTTCCGCTGTATTGGTGCACAGGAACTGGTACGGCGTATTGTCGATGCCCAGCGCCGTGAGCCACAGCTTGGTAGTGATCTTGTTGAAGCAGATCTTGCTGGCCTCCGGGCCACAGCCGAAATAGGGCAGGCCGAGGATTTCCAGTTGCGACTGCAGGTCGCCGGTTTCACCGGGGTAGCCGTGTATGGAGGGGACGACATAATCCACTGGCTGG
It includes:
- a CDS encoding D-alanine--D-alanine ligase gives rise to the protein MSDKAQQDIHVLLICGGGGSEHDVSLRTADFIQGELAGAPGIRLTRVTMDDSGRFLDSNGQVQELRSDKLLYSATGSAQPVDYVVPSIHGYPGETGDLQSQLEILGLPYFGCGPEASKICFNKITTKLWLTALGIDNTPYQFLCTNTAEESAKARDALAKWGTLFVKASNQGSSVGCYRVSDEEELEKALQEAFTLSSYVLVEKCLKVRELEVAAYTYEGELVVTPPGEVCAPEDTFYSYEEKYAEGSRAQTHVVAQGLSEAQLGWIAEASKRAFVGLQLKDLSRIDFFLTDEGEIYLNEVNTFPGMTSISMFPKMLQNQGHDFCAYLSALIRSAVR